From one Thermatribacter velox genomic stretch:
- a CDS encoding L-fucose/L-arabinose isomerase family protein encodes MVKQTFGLIVGNRGFFPDALAKEGREQVIKVLEDMGYGVVTLTPEDTKFGTVETWEDARKCARLFEEHRNEISGVIVTLPNFGDEKGVAYALRFSGLGVPILVHAFPDQNTAMDITQRRDSFCGKLSVCNNLKQFGIPFSLTTQHTENPDSELFKEDVSWFAAVCRVVNGFKNLKAGAIGARPNAFNTVRFSEKILEHHGISVEVADLSEIFARVGKLTDNDSRVLAELKAVKDYIDTTGIPEEALVKMAKLRLVLKEWIEETGVSLISFQCWTSIQENLGIMPCTVMSMLSESLIPAACEVDLTGGLAMYALQLASGTPSALVDWNNNFNDDPDKAVLFHCSNFPKSLLQNPRMGYGDIISSSAVPKEKAYGTCYGKIPAGPVTISRLATDDVSGKIIGYVAEGEITDDAIDTFGGWGVVKIENLQNLLYVMCDNGFEHHAAMNLSWVADALVEAFEKYLGFDIYWHNAE; translated from the coding sequence TTGGTGAAACAAACCTTTGGTTTGATTGTAGGTAATCGAGGATTTTTTCCTGATGCCTTGGCCAAAGAAGGTAGGGAGCAAGTCATTAAAGTGCTCGAAGATATGGGTTATGGAGTGGTAACCCTTACCCCCGAAGACACCAAGTTTGGGACCGTAGAAACCTGGGAAGACGCTCGAAAGTGTGCACGGCTTTTCGAAGAGCACCGAAATGAAATTTCGGGTGTTATTGTTACCCTTCCCAATTTTGGTGATGAAAAGGGAGTTGCTTATGCGCTTCGTTTTTCAGGGCTTGGAGTGCCGATTTTGGTGCATGCCTTTCCTGACCAGAATACCGCCATGGACATTACGCAGCGCAGAGATAGCTTTTGCGGAAAACTGTCTGTATGCAATAATTTGAAGCAGTTTGGAATTCCCTTTTCGCTAACCACGCAACACACTGAAAATCCTGACAGCGAGCTTTTCAAGGAAGATGTGAGTTGGTTTGCTGCAGTATGCAGAGTTGTCAACGGTTTCAAAAATCTGAAAGCGGGTGCTATTGGAGCAAGGCCGAACGCCTTTAACACGGTGCGTTTTTCAGAAAAAATACTTGAGCACCACGGTATCTCGGTTGAGGTCGCCGATCTTTCCGAAATTTTTGCTCGAGTTGGAAAGCTTACCGACAACGACTCCAGGGTGCTGGCAGAACTTAAAGCTGTCAAGGATTACATTGACACTACTGGCATTCCCGAGGAAGCCCTGGTTAAGATGGCTAAGTTGCGGCTGGTTCTCAAGGAATGGATTGAAGAAACCGGGGTTTCGCTTATCTCCTTCCAGTGCTGGACTTCCATTCAGGAAAACCTGGGGATTATGCCCTGTACAGTCATGAGCATGCTTAGCGAAAGCTTAATTCCTGCTGCCTGCGAAGTAGACCTGACCGGTGGTTTGGCCATGTACGCTTTGCAGTTGGCCTCTGGTACACCGTCTGCCTTGGTGGATTGGAATAACAACTTCAACGATGACCCGGATAAAGCGGTGCTTTTCCATTGTAGCAATTTCCCAAAGTCGCTACTTCAAAACCCGCGTATGGGCTACGGAGACATTATTTCTTCTTCTGCGGTTCCCAAAGAGAAGGCTTACGGTACCTGCTACGGTAAAATACCGGCTGGTCCCGTAACCATTAGTCGCTTGGCCACTGACGATGTTTCAGGAAAAATTATTGGTTACGTGGCTGAAGGAGAAATCACCGATGATGCAATTGATACCTTCGGTGGTTGGGGTGTAGTAAAAATTGAAAATTTACAAAATCTCCTCTATGTTATGTGTGACAATGGGTTTGAACATCATGCTGCCATGAACCTTTCCTGGGTGGCTGATGCGCTGGTTGAAGCCTTCGAGAAGTACCTGGGATTTGATATTTATTGGCACAACGCAGAATAG
- the dprA gene encoding DNA-processing protein DprA, producing MDELEKAHWVAFSHVKGIGPSRFQKLLSHFGSACNAWNASEKEMLLVLGERLTYEINQQKKKLQPEKLYREIVAREIQVLTLEDHNLYPPLLREISNSPYVLYCKGDFYFQDFKHFLAVIGTRKPTPYGLRAAHILSRSAAEKGIVIVSGLATGIDGEAHRGAIDADAPTIGVLGSGFDHLYPRIHKKLAQEILEKGGLLVSEYPPSTKPSKESFPQRNRIISGLSHGVLVVEAPIKSGTMITVDFALEQGREVLAVPGPIFSRTCEGSNLLIAQGAYPVVSVKSIYDFFQLPLETATREEHLEPASLAEENLLQLIPFDGIHKEELLLQSKLEESTFYKVLLALEIKGLIGESADGRLFRY from the coding sequence ATGGATGAACTGGAGAAAGCTCACTGGGTTGCTTTCAGCCACGTTAAAGGGATAGGCCCGAGTCGCTTTCAAAAGCTCCTTTCCCATTTTGGCAGTGCCTGCAATGCCTGGAACGCTTCAGAGAAAGAAATGCTTCTCGTTTTGGGTGAAAGACTGACCTATGAGATAAACCAGCAAAAGAAGAAGTTGCAACCGGAAAAACTGTATCGCGAAATAGTGGCCAGGGAGATACAAGTACTCACTCTGGAAGATCACAATCTTTATCCCCCGCTTTTGCGAGAAATTAGTAATTCACCCTATGTTCTCTACTGCAAGGGAGATTTCTACTTTCAAGATTTTAAGCATTTCTTGGCCGTAATCGGCACCAGGAAACCAACTCCTTATGGTCTCAGAGCTGCACACATTCTTTCTCGTTCGGCTGCAGAAAAGGGCATAGTGATAGTGAGTGGTCTGGCCACAGGCATTGACGGAGAAGCCCATCGTGGGGCTATAGATGCAGATGCGCCTACCATTGGGGTTTTGGGTTCAGGATTTGACCATCTTTATCCTCGTATACATAAAAAGCTTGCTCAGGAAATCCTTGAGAAAGGAGGCCTTCTGGTTTCGGAATACCCCCCTTCCACAAAACCCTCAAAAGAAAGCTTTCCGCAAAGGAACCGAATAATCAGCGGGTTGTCTCATGGAGTGCTGGTTGTCGAAGCTCCAATTAAAAGTGGCACCATGATTACTGTTGATTTCGCACTGGAACAGGGTAGAGAAGTGCTGGCCGTGCCGGGTCCAATATTTTCCAGAACCTGTGAAGGGAGCAACCTCCTTATAGCTCAGGGCGCATATCCGGTAGTCTCTGTAAAGAGCATCTATGATTTCTTTCAGCTACCCCTTGAAACAGCAACCAGAGAAGAACATTTAGAACCAGCAAGCCTGGCAGAAGAAAATCTGTTGCAACTTATTCCCTTTGATGGCATCCATAAAGAAGAGTTGTTACTCCAAAGTAAGCTCGAGGAAAGCACTTTTTACAAAGTACTTCTGGCCTTAGAAATCAAGGGTCTTATTGGAGAGTCAGCCGATGGAAGACTGTTCCGCTATTGA
- a CDS encoding carbohydrate ABC transporter permease: MRENKAQAWGLIAPTLTLMILIGVIPVLYIIYLSAFKYNVFSRVGMVYTGFNNFRKLMFDQDFLKSLRLGLTFVVLCCAIEMPLGLLIANLLTFEFKGKGIFRTIMTLPLAMAPISIGSMWVLLTNPDIGPIPFYLRKVGIDYNIGVNASQAFFTTVLVDVWHWTPFVTLTLMAGLSSLPKQPYEAALVDGANRWQTFRYVTLPLLKPILLTTLFIRIMDTFRIFDEVWMLTSGGPGTATRYVSIHLVRLVLQSMEYGYSSAMSLFLLYLTIVMCWLLLTFISSSQEAS, from the coding sequence GTGAGAGAAAACAAAGCACAAGCGTGGGGGCTTATTGCCCCCACGCTTACTTTAATGATTCTGATTGGCGTAATTCCGGTTTTATACATTATCTATCTCAGTGCTTTCAAGTACAACGTGTTTTCACGAGTTGGAATGGTGTATACCGGGTTTAACAACTTCCGAAAATTAATGTTCGACCAGGACTTTCTGAAGTCTCTACGCTTGGGGCTCACTTTTGTGGTGCTGTGTTGCGCTATAGAAATGCCCCTCGGTTTGCTGATAGCAAATTTACTAACCTTCGAATTCAAAGGGAAAGGGATTTTTAGAACCATAATGACCCTCCCTCTGGCTATGGCTCCCATCAGCATTGGTAGTATGTGGGTTTTGCTCACTAATCCTGATATTGGACCAATACCATTTTATTTAAGAAAAGTAGGTATCGATTACAATATTGGTGTTAATGCTTCCCAGGCTTTCTTTACCACTGTGCTGGTTGATGTTTGGCACTGGACGCCTTTTGTAACTCTTACCCTAATGGCTGGCCTATCAAGTTTGCCCAAGCAGCCTTACGAAGCTGCATTAGTGGACGGGGCCAATCGCTGGCAGACTTTCCGTTATGTTACTTTGCCCCTTCTCAAGCCGATTCTCCTGACAACTCTTTTTATAAGGATTATGGATACCTTCAGAATATTCGACGAGGTATGGATGCTCACCAGTGGTGGTCCTGGTACGGCCACTCGCTATGTTAGCATTCATCTGGTGCGGCTGGTTCTACAGTCCATGGAGTACGGCTATAGCTCTGCAATGTCATTGTTCTTGCTATATTTGACCATCGTAATGTGCTGGTTACTCCTGACTTTTATATCATCCTCACAGGAGGCTTCCTAA
- the pfp gene encoding diphosphate--fructose-6-phosphate 1-phosphotransferase, translating into MEHKKRLGILVGGGPAPGINGVIGSVAIAANLRGLEVIGIYDGFKWISSSSFDPVQHTVKLEIKDVSRIHLQGGSILRTARDSLVKGGKIDSEKVANVRKAMKTLGISYLVTIGGDDTAYSASILDSEMQGALLTAHVPKTIDNDLPLPGNMPTFGFQTARDLATQLVKNLMEDAKTTNRWYFVVMMGRSAGHLALGVGKSAGATLTIIPEEFGQQTIRVEDVCDILEGAMLKRRLLGRKDGVAVIAEGVALKFGSVEEIEQILGKPIPRDPHGHVRLAEVPLGELLKSEIERRFNERGEKITIVTKDIGYELRCAPPNAFDIEYTRELGFGAVEYLLSNEYSLKNQQKGALISIFEGKLNPIPFEQIRDPQTGRTKVRTVDINSYSYRVARSFMIRLEKEDLEDPNTLDKLASLSGLSKDAFKKKFQKATEW; encoded by the coding sequence ATGGAGCACAAAAAGAGATTGGGTATTCTGGTGGGAGGAGGCCCAGCACCGGGAATAAACGGCGTCATAGGTTCGGTGGCCATTGCCGCCAATCTGAGAGGTCTGGAAGTAATTGGAATTTATGACGGTTTCAAGTGGATCTCCAGTTCTTCTTTTGACCCCGTACAGCATACTGTGAAGCTGGAAATCAAGGATGTTTCCCGTATTCACCTTCAGGGAGGTTCTATTCTCCGTACCGCTCGAGACAGCCTGGTAAAGGGAGGAAAAATAGATTCGGAAAAAGTAGCCAATGTTAGGAAAGCAATGAAAACCCTGGGAATAAGCTACTTGGTTACCATAGGAGGCGACGATACCGCCTACAGCGCCAGCATTTTGGATTCAGAAATGCAGGGAGCACTTCTCACTGCTCATGTTCCCAAGACCATCGATAATGACTTACCGCTCCCAGGCAACATGCCTACTTTTGGCTTTCAGACCGCGAGAGATCTGGCTACTCAACTGGTCAAAAACCTTATGGAAGATGCGAAAACCACAAATCGCTGGTATTTTGTGGTGATGATGGGAAGATCTGCAGGTCATCTTGCCCTGGGGGTTGGGAAATCAGCAGGAGCGACCCTGACCATAATACCTGAGGAATTTGGTCAGCAGACAATCAGAGTAGAGGATGTCTGTGACATATTAGAAGGAGCCATGCTTAAGAGGAGGTTGCTGGGAAGAAAGGACGGAGTAGCCGTCATTGCTGAAGGAGTGGCTCTTAAGTTTGGAAGCGTTGAGGAAATCGAGCAAATTCTTGGCAAGCCTATACCCAGGGACCCTCATGGTCATGTGAGGCTTGCCGAAGTACCGCTTGGTGAGCTTTTGAAAAGCGAAATAGAGAGAAGGTTCAACGAGCGTGGAGAAAAGATTACCATTGTGACCAAAGATATCGGCTACGAACTGCGCTGTGCACCTCCGAATGCTTTTGATATCGAATACACCAGGGAGTTGGGCTTCGGAGCGGTTGAATATCTTTTAAGCAATGAATATAGTTTGAAGAATCAACAGAAAGGAGCTCTAATTAGTATTTTTGAGGGTAAACTTAATCCCATACCTTTTGAGCAGATTCGGGATCCCCAAACCGGGAGAACAAAGGTACGAACGGTGGATATTAACTCCTACTCATATCGCGTGGCTCGTTCCTTTATGATTCGACTTGAAAAAGAGGACCTTGAAGATCCTAACACCCTGGATAAATTGGCCAGCTTAAGCGGATTGAGTAAGGATGCCTTCAAGAAGAAGTTTCAGAAAGCGACAGAGTGGTAG
- a CDS encoding response regulator — protein sequence MKVFVIEDETEIADIIAHFLRKENIETLTFESAESFLEKVQELPVPQLFILDLMLPGMDGVEFLKYLKREPRYKDVPVIILSAKDDTLDIVLGLELGAEDYITKPFNLRELLARIKVVTRRISKEKTSSANLLSAGKLVLNRDTFSLQVEEKEIPLSLREYKIMELFMKNPKQVISRNQFLDRVWGEEEFVTDRIVDVYIANLRKKLGRYGQQIETVRGVGYRFVPK from the coding sequence GTGAAAGTTTTCGTCATCGAAGACGAAACCGAAATTGCCGATATCATTGCCCACTTTTTGCGAAAGGAAAATATTGAAACTTTGACCTTTGAAAGCGCTGAAAGCTTCCTGGAAAAAGTGCAGGAGCTACCAGTACCTCAGCTTTTTATTCTTGATCTCATGCTTCCTGGGATGGACGGCGTAGAATTTTTAAAATACCTCAAGAGGGAACCACGTTATAAAGATGTTCCAGTAATCATACTCTCGGCCAAAGATGACACGCTTGATATAGTGCTCGGTCTGGAGCTTGGTGCAGAAGACTACATTACCAAGCCCTTTAACCTCCGGGAGTTATTGGCCAGAATCAAAGTGGTTACCCGGAGAATTTCGAAAGAAAAAACCTCCTCAGCAAACTTACTGAGTGCAGGAAAGCTGGTTTTGAATCGGGATACTTTTTCTCTTCAGGTAGAAGAAAAAGAGATACCTCTTTCACTGAGGGAGTATAAAATAATGGAACTTTTTATGAAAAATCCTAAACAGGTTATATCAAGGAATCAATTTCTGGATCGGGTGTGGGGCGAAGAGGAATTTGTCACTGATCGGATAGTTGATGTGTATATAGCCAATTTGCGCAAAAAACTTGGCCGATACGGGCAACAAATAGAAACTGTAAGGGGGGTAGGGTACCGGTTTGTCCCTAAATGA
- a CDS encoding extracellular solute-binding protein encodes MRKGINVLLVVLLVLGLGGLAFAQVANPEWWQKAAEPYKGVVIKGISESTPPSKAMVEVAAPEFEKLTGIKVQFEVTSWDEMYNKSIQDLQSGAGIYDFIYVEQDIIYAYLEQNWLTNLTPFIQNSAITEPNFDLDDFTSFINYFKDAEGNIFAIPFEAFLKSYIYRKDLFEDPEIQKAFKEKYGYDLAVPTNWDQYTDIAKFFTEYGKEKGIELYGHVAQAKTHPCVAYEMCESIWPAWGIYNWGINLETMRASVDKGGTLNSEQAKKAFRWYVDMLQYAPPGVRTYTWDETAAVFGAGKIAQGLIYLENIGWLATDPTRSAVIGKIGVALPPTAPGVLEEAKAGKGYIGYYDGGALGIPHSAKNKEAAWLFIQWCARKEWQAEFAKLATRVVRKSTFDDPLIKELDPKMGGYFTLLKEQGHLFAGAPPLPMHRPLNEIYLKWISKAVAGEISPEEALDNLAQEVDQLMEELGY; translated from the coding sequence ATGCGAAAGGGAATTAATGTGTTGTTGGTTGTCTTGCTGGTTCTTGGATTGGGAGGGTTAGCTTTTGCACAAGTGGCCAATCCGGAATGGTGGCAGAAAGCAGCTGAGCCTTACAAGGGAGTTGTTATTAAAGGTATTTCAGAAAGCACGCCGCCTTCAAAAGCCATGGTGGAAGTAGCAGCTCCGGAGTTTGAAAAGCTCACTGGTATTAAAGTTCAGTTTGAAGTAACTTCCTGGGACGAGATGTACAACAAATCCATCCAGGACCTACAGTCTGGGGCAGGAATATATGATTTTATATATGTCGAACAGGACATAATTTACGCTTACCTGGAGCAAAATTGGTTAACCAACCTTACACCTTTCATTCAGAACTCCGCAATAACTGAACCCAACTTCGACCTGGATGACTTTACCAGCTTTATCAATTACTTCAAAGACGCCGAAGGAAACATCTTTGCCATTCCTTTTGAGGCATTCCTTAAGTCCTACATCTACCGTAAGGACCTTTTTGAAGATCCAGAAATACAGAAAGCCTTCAAAGAAAAGTATGGATACGACCTTGCTGTGCCGACTAACTGGGATCAATATACCGATATCGCTAAGTTCTTTACAGAATACGGCAAAGAAAAGGGGATAGAGCTTTACGGTCACGTTGCACAGGCCAAGACTCATCCCTGTGTGGCATATGAGATGTGCGAGAGCATCTGGCCAGCATGGGGCATTTACAACTGGGGTATAAATTTAGAAACCATGCGAGCCAGTGTGGACAAGGGTGGCACCCTTAACAGCGAGCAAGCCAAGAAAGCTTTCAGGTGGTATGTTGATATGCTTCAGTACGCTCCTCCTGGTGTGCGTACCTATACCTGGGATGAGACCGCTGCCGTTTTTGGAGCTGGGAAAATTGCTCAAGGGCTTATCTACCTTGAGAACATAGGCTGGCTGGCAACTGACCCCACCAGGTCTGCAGTAATTGGCAAAATTGGAGTAGCACTTCCACCTACTGCACCTGGAGTGCTTGAAGAAGCCAAGGCGGGCAAGGGTTACATAGGATATTATGATGGTGGAGCTCTTGGAATACCCCACAGTGCTAAGAACAAGGAAGCAGCCTGGTTGTTCATTCAATGGTGTGCCCGCAAAGAGTGGCAAGCAGAATTTGCCAAACTGGCCACTCGTGTGGTACGTAAATCCACTTTTGACGATCCGCTCATTAAGGAACTGGATCCCAAAATGGGTGGTTACTTCACCTTGTTGAAAGAGCAGGGTCACCTCTTCGCTGGTGCTCCTCCTCTCCCCATGCATCGGCCACTGAACGAAATTTACCTTAAGTGGATTTCCAAGGCAGTAGCTGGGGAAATTTCCCCCGAAGAGGCCCTTGATAATCTTGCTCAGGAAGTAGACCAACTGATGGAAGAGCTGGGCTACTAA
- a CDS encoding HAD-IIA family hydrolase, with amino-acid sequence MKRILDFFDVFFISLDGFVHNEIVHHQVGKVIDQIHEAGKTLRLLTNNPYYSRESIYAKLQKLGFKVTLEEIITPGWVLKLFLKFQRLGKIYLLGNQELRKELLDTSIEVTQHDPQAVVVGFDEAISLREIKEAAAFTIKGIPLIATNPDYQFNTCWGVVPSTGIIVDVLEKMTSTRAVCLGRPNPFFFFAALGELSLKKLRCVVIGDNPQTDIVGAHWMRMSSVLVAQHFEYFPATGDPRNPDLWVQDFEELQEKRVTELMHLDRSFPVLPDGIKVATCGIVLDCKRRVLLALKRGSKDWGLPAGTMEIGETLTGCLQRELREETGISIDPQSIICRGVFTDPEELVFTKELGKPFQFVVVVYECRALNGKPRPDGEEIREARFFALDELPSNLFPTHRKWIQKLLVASNR; translated from the coding sequence ATGAAAAGGATATTAGATTTCTTTGATGTGTTCTTCATAAGTCTGGATGGGTTCGTGCACAACGAAATCGTGCACCACCAAGTAGGTAAGGTAATTGACCAGATTCACGAAGCTGGAAAAACACTACGCTTGCTAACCAACAATCCCTACTACTCCAGAGAATCGATATATGCAAAACTGCAGAAATTAGGATTCAAGGTTACCCTGGAGGAAATTATCACTCCCGGCTGGGTACTTAAGCTTTTTCTCAAATTTCAAAGATTGGGCAAAATATATCTTTTAGGGAATCAGGAGTTAAGAAAAGAGCTGCTTGATACAAGCATTGAAGTTACGCAACACGATCCCCAGGCAGTAGTGGTTGGTTTTGACGAAGCAATTTCCCTTCGGGAGATAAAGGAAGCAGCCGCTTTCACAATAAAAGGTATTCCGTTAATAGCTACCAATCCCGATTACCAGTTTAATACTTGCTGGGGAGTTGTTCCGAGTACCGGCATAATTGTGGATGTTCTTGAGAAAATGACTTCTACCAGAGCTGTGTGCTTGGGTAGACCGAATCCGTTTTTCTTTTTTGCGGCGCTTGGAGAGCTCTCTCTCAAAAAATTGCGCTGTGTCGTGATTGGTGATAATCCCCAGACCGATATAGTTGGTGCGCATTGGATGCGCATGTCATCCGTACTGGTAGCTCAGCACTTTGAATATTTTCCCGCTACGGGAGATCCGCGAAATCCAGATTTGTGGGTCCAGGACTTCGAAGAACTTCAAGAAAAGCGAGTCACGGAGCTAATGCATTTGGACAGGAGCTTCCCAGTCCTTCCCGACGGAATAAAAGTTGCTACTTGTGGCATAGTTCTTGATTGTAAACGACGAGTACTTCTTGCTCTTAAAAGAGGCAGTAAAGATTGGGGATTGCCAGCTGGAACGATGGAAATAGGTGAAACGCTCACTGGGTGTCTTCAGCGAGAGCTTCGCGAAGAAACAGGAATCAGTATTGACCCCCAGTCGATAATTTGCAGGGGGGTGTTTACGGATCCCGAGGAACTGGTCTTTACAAAGGAATTGGGGAAACCCTTCCAGTTTGTGGTGGTAGTTTATGAATGTCGGGCTCTCAATGGTAAACCTCGTCCTGATGGAGAAGAGATTAGAGAAGCCAGATTTTTTGCGCTGGATGAGTTACCCTCCAATCTTTTCCCCACTCACAGGAAATGGATTCAGAAGCTGTTGGTAGCCAGTAATCGATAG
- a CDS encoding SDR family NAD(P)-dependent oxidoreductase, producing the protein MSIAELFSLQDEVAIVTGGAQGLGREMSLGLAEAGAHVVIADLDINTAQRTASEIQALGRESLALRVDVTSKEQVEQMVSQSLSRFGKIDILITSAGIGQWRKAEEMSEEDWKRVIDVNLTGTFLCCQAVGREMIKRKKGSIITISSMSGLIANTPQPQSHYNASKGGVIMLTKSLASEWVKYNVRVNTIAPGYMETKLVAELLKSYPDYARIWKELTPMGRLGRPEEIKGPCVFLASAASSYVTGSVLVMDGGYTIW; encoded by the coding sequence ATGAGTATCGCAGAGCTTTTTTCTCTTCAAGACGAAGTGGCTATCGTAACTGGTGGTGCACAAGGTTTAGGCCGAGAAATGAGCCTGGGGCTTGCAGAAGCAGGTGCGCACGTAGTAATTGCTGACCTGGATATAAACACTGCACAAAGGACTGCTTCCGAAATTCAGGCCTTAGGCAGAGAATCTCTGGCCCTTCGAGTTGACGTCACCAGTAAAGAGCAAGTGGAGCAAATGGTTAGTCAGTCTTTATCTCGTTTTGGAAAAATCGACATTCTGATTACCTCTGCAGGCATAGGCCAGTGGAGGAAAGCCGAAGAGATGAGTGAAGAGGACTGGAAAAGAGTAATTGATGTTAATTTGACTGGCACTTTTTTATGCTGTCAGGCAGTGGGCAGAGAGATGATCAAACGAAAAAAGGGGAGTATCATCACCATCTCTTCGATGTCAGGTCTGATTGCCAATACACCCCAGCCTCAATCCCACTATAATGCTTCAAAAGGCGGAGTGATTATGCTCACCAAATCCCTTGCTTCGGAATGGGTAAAATACAATGTACGGGTGAACACAATCGCTCCCGGATATATGGAGACCAAACTGGTTGCTGAACTTCTTAAGAGCTATCCCGATTATGCACGCATATGGAAGGAGTTAACCCCCATGGGTAGACTTGGCCGACCAGAGGAGATTAAAGGACCGTGTGTGTTCCTGGCCTCTGCAGCTTCTTCATATGTAACGGGAAGTGTTTTGGTGATGGATGGAGGGTATACAATATGGTAA
- a CDS encoding sensor histidine kinase, translated as MGGYTAKNYVSNRKQKKDKIRETEHQEDIEHFLHRLLGLLAQPAFIFDPETKIVLYNAYLGKILNLPISESEERLFVVNSLDVPLLEKGLNTKKLLFTSDRNSYFLKSLDYQGKKIFILEEAGSNDQEELRFLLSSIWHEIKTPLTIIEGYLQILEGEETKWHHFVPKMQKQIQKIKSILKYLKHLGYQSSDSKLPLRDFFLIIEEIVTQWHEEIDEKELHFEMTNFRMRPENESLHLGLSQGEAFLLFSNLISNAVKFSPKGSAISLELSYAPKSNSCLIELSNHIDATGDLGSSLGEVSYRLKKALEKGLGMLLVGKILQKRNGAWDFKLHKGGKVTFQILLPAFTCKD; from the coding sequence GTGGGTGGTTATACTGCAAAAAATTACGTTTCCAACCGCAAGCAAAAAAAGGATAAGATAAGAGAAACAGAACATCAAGAAGATATTGAGCACTTCCTGCATCGCCTATTGGGCTTGCTTGCTCAACCAGCTTTCATCTTCGATCCAGAAACAAAAATAGTGTTATACAACGCTTATTTGGGGAAAATTCTAAACCTCCCTATTTCAGAATCAGAAGAACGATTATTCGTTGTAAACTCTCTGGATGTTCCTCTGCTTGAGAAGGGACTAAACACTAAAAAATTGCTTTTTACAAGCGATCGCAATTCGTATTTTTTGAAAAGCCTTGATTACCAAGGAAAAAAAATTTTCATACTTGAAGAGGCTGGAAGCAATGATCAGGAGGAATTGCGATTTCTTCTTTCAAGTATCTGGCATGAAATTAAAACCCCACTGACCATCATTGAAGGATATCTTCAGATACTCGAGGGGGAAGAAACAAAATGGCATCATTTCGTGCCCAAAATGCAAAAGCAAATCCAGAAAATAAAAAGCATCTTGAAATATCTTAAGCATCTTGGTTATCAGAGTTCAGATTCAAAACTCCCTTTGCGGGACTTTTTTTTAATAATTGAGGAAATCGTTACGCAATGGCACGAAGAAATTGACGAGAAGGAGCTCCACTTTGAAATGACGAACTTCCGAATGAGGCCAGAAAATGAGTCCTTGCATCTTGGCCTCAGCCAAGGGGAAGCCTTTTTGCTATTTTCCAACCTTATTTCCAACGCGGTAAAGTTCAGCCCAAAAGGGAGTGCCATTAGCCTGGAACTTTCCTATGCCCCAAAAAGCAACAGTTGCTTGATAGAGCTGAGTAACCACATAGACGCAACGGGTGACCTGGGAAGCAGTCTGGGAGAAGTTTCCTATCGACTTAAAAAAGCGCTTGAAAAAGGATTGGGAATGCTTCTGGTTGGCAAAATTCTGCAAAAAAGAAATGGAGCCTGGGACTTCAAACTTCATAAAGGAGGGAAGGTAACCTTCCAAATTTTGTTACCAGCTTTCACTTGTAAAGATTGA
- a CDS encoding carbohydrate ABC transporter permease, protein MSKKSLRLLAIYVVSIVIAIATLFPIYWMFVVSARTKLEVFSGPRLIQTSFYAMNYYRPFFKDIYGRYLLNSLIIASGNTALVVALAVLATYSFSRFRISGSNNIFFWTITNRMAPPAVFIVPFFLIFTRVGLRDTKLGMILLYCIFNLPFAIWLLKGMMDAIPKELDEAALIDGCSLWGVLTHVILPLAKPGIMVTAILTWIFAWNEYLFASILTSVNARTITTGLAEFVTVIGTNWGEMAAVSMVCLIPAVIFIGIAQKHIIAGLTFGAVKD, encoded by the coding sequence ATGAGCAAAAAAAGCTTAAGGTTGCTTGCTATCTATGTCGTTTCCATTGTTATTGCCATAGCGACTCTTTTTCCCATCTATTGGATGTTTGTGGTGTCTGCCCGGACCAAACTGGAAGTTTTCAGTGGCCCCAGGCTTATACAAACTTCTTTTTACGCTATGAACTACTATCGTCCCTTCTTTAAAGATATTTATGGTAGATACCTTCTAAATTCTTTAATCATTGCTTCCGGCAATACAGCTTTAGTTGTTGCCCTTGCTGTTCTGGCAACTTATTCTTTCTCTCGCTTTCGTATATCAGGTTCCAACAACATCTTTTTCTGGACCATAACCAACCGTATGGCTCCTCCTGCAGTGTTTATCGTACCTTTTTTCCTTATTTTTACCAGAGTGGGCTTGAGAGATACCAAACTGGGCATGATACTGCTTTACTGTATATTTAATCTACCTTTTGCTATATGGTTGCTCAAGGGAATGATGGATGCTATTCCAAAGGAACTGGACGAAGCAGCATTGATCGATGGCTGTTCCCTGTGGGGAGTGTTAACTCACGTTATCCTTCCCCTTGCTAAGCCAGGGATTATGGTAACCGCAATACTCACCTGGATTTTTGCCTGGAATGAGTATCTCTTTGCATCCATACTAACCAGCGTCAATGCTCGGACCATTACCACCGGCCTTGCTGAGTTTGTTACTGTTATCGGCACTAACTGGGGAGAGATGGCTGCAGTGTCGATGGTCTGCTTGATACCGGCTGTAATCTTTATTGGCATCGCCCAAAAGCATATTATTGCAGGTCTTACCTTTGGAGCAGTTAAAGACTGA